One window of the Triticum dicoccoides isolate Atlit2015 ecotype Zavitan chromosome 3B, WEW_v2.0, whole genome shotgun sequence genome contains the following:
- the LOC119276400 gene encoding uncharacterized protein LOC119276400 isoform X1 codes for MEKCLSHWVISLHFSKQGRVLITASRDGVICELDTWTGKSKNTLKASKKSINSLTLSHDEKFMVVSGKTTKLYSMKDKKEILKIHSDDGPIQLMSVSDEAHALVSYTDNNKEVKVWSCDHQNCTVISTVSLAMHTQPKTVECKRSTSYEAGGIVLAVSKKGVAYVWDLQTLSQDQVLPTKISVKKSLDKKGRVSIILARLCDAEEDNIIKVHVVFGSLDCLQFKIVVLGENCEDINLVAESDALASEEQDAKVNNKMDDEQDRQENTNLTRQGRPNKRTASVLDSITDTVKEGNPEYNLDEPTMEQKLESLNLLNKSEFLEEQSASLAPPSADSVYILLKQALRADDHAELLKCMYNRDEKVIVKSVSLLTPGDALKLLKFFVSSIQSRGAKLVCLLPWLQTLLSRHMSSIVSQESSLLLLNSLYQLIDARTSTFKSALQLSTTLDYRFSEIADEETDEEEAAAPIIYEDKDTEDEESDIDAMETDGESEELGDSDGSERVL; via the exons ATGGAAAAGTGCTTGTCACACTGG GTCATTTCTCTTCACTTTTCGAAACAAGGGCGTGTTCTTATTACTGCTAGCAGGGATGGAGTTATATGTGAATTGGATACTTGGACTGGAAAATCCAAAAACACATTAAAAGCTTCGAAAAAGTCAATTAATTCTTTGACACTTTCTCATG ATGAGAAGTTTATGGTTGTCTCAGGTAAGACAACAAAATTATATAGTATGAAGGACAAAAAAGAGATTCTGAAGATTCATTCTGATGAT GGCCCTATCCAGCTGATGTCTGTGTCCGATGAAGCACACGCATTAGTTTCTTATACTGACAATAATAAAGAAGTCAAAGTCTGGTCTTGTGATCACCAAAATTGCACTGTCATTTCTACAGTCTCCCTTGCCATGCATACTCAGCCAAAGACAGTAGAGTGTAAAAggagcacatcatatgaagccgggGGAATTGTTCTTGCAGTATCAAAGAAAGGTGTGGCTTATGTGTGGGATTTGCAGACCCTTTCCCAAGATCAAGTACTGCCCACCAAAATCTCAGTAAAAAAATCACTTGATAAAAAGGGCCGTGTGTCAATTATTTTAGCTAGGTTATGTGATGCCGAAGAAGACAACATAATTAAGGTTCATGTTGTGTTTGGATCACTAGACTGTTTACAGTTCAAGATTGTTGTATTGGGTGAGAATTGTGAGGACATCAACTTGGTTGCGGAATCTGATGCATTAGCTTCAGAAGAGCAAGATGCAAAAG TAAATAACAAGATGGATGATGAACAAGATCGACAGGAGAATACAAACCTCACTCGTCAAGGAAGACCAAACAAAAGGACAGCATCTGTTTTGGATTCTATCACTG ACACAGTCAAGGAGGGGAATCCAGAGTATAATCTAGATGAACCAACTATGGAGCAGAAACTCGAGAGTCTAAATTTGCTCAATAAGTCTGAATTCCTTGAAGAGCAATCAGCCTCTCTGGCGCCGCCGAGTGCGGATTCAGTCTATATTTTGCTGAAGCAAGCTTTGCGTGCTGATGATCACGCTGAATTGTTGAAATGCATGTACAATAGAGATGAAAAG GTCATTGTAAAGTCAGTATCACTCCTAACACCAGGAGATGCTCTGAAGCTTCTCAAGTTCTTCGTGTCGTCAATACAATCTAG GGGTGCAAAGCTGGTTTGTTTGCTCCCGTGGCTTCAAACTTTACTTAGCCGGCACATGAGCAGCATCGTGTCGCAGGAGTCTTCTCTGCTGTTGCTCAATTCACTCTATCAG CTTATTGATGCAAGAACGTCGACCTTCAAATCAGCACTTCAACTCTCTACTACCCTTGATTACCGTTTCAGTGAG ATTGCTGATGAAGAAACTGACGAGGAAGAGGCGGCCGCACCGATTATCTACGAGGACAAGGACACAGAGGACGAAGAATCTGACATCGATGCTATGGAAACCGATGGGGAGAGTGAAGAGCTCGGCGATTCAGATGGAAGTGAGAGAGTATTATGA
- the LOC119276400 gene encoding uncharacterized protein LOC119276400 isoform X2, producing MVVSGKTTKLYSMKDKKEILKIHSDDGPIQLMSVSDEAHALVSYTDNNKEVKVWSCDHQNCTVISTVSLAMHTQPKTVECKRSTSYEAGGIVLAVSKKGVAYVWDLQTLSQDQVLPTKISVKKSLDKKGRVSIILARLCDAEEDNIIKVHVVFGSLDCLQFKIVVLGENCEDINLVAESDALASEEQDAKVNNKMDDEQDRQENTNLTRQGRPNKRTASVLDSITDTVKEGNPEYNLDEPTMEQKLESLNLLNKSEFLEEQSASLAPPSADSVYILLKQALRADDHAELLKCMYNRDEKVIVKSVSLLTPGDALKLLKFFVSSIQSRGAKLVCLLPWLQTLLSRHMSSIVSQESSLLLLNSLYQLIDARTSTFKSALQLSTTLDYRFSEIADEETDEEEAAAPIIYEDKDTEDEESDIDAMETDGESEELGDSDGSERVL from the exons ATGGTTGTCTCAGGTAAGACAACAAAATTATATAGTATGAAGGACAAAAAAGAGATTCTGAAGATTCATTCTGATGAT GGCCCTATCCAGCTGATGTCTGTGTCCGATGAAGCACACGCATTAGTTTCTTATACTGACAATAATAAAGAAGTCAAAGTCTGGTCTTGTGATCACCAAAATTGCACTGTCATTTCTACAGTCTCCCTTGCCATGCATACTCAGCCAAAGACAGTAGAGTGTAAAAggagcacatcatatgaagccgggGGAATTGTTCTTGCAGTATCAAAGAAAGGTGTGGCTTATGTGTGGGATTTGCAGACCCTTTCCCAAGATCAAGTACTGCCCACCAAAATCTCAGTAAAAAAATCACTTGATAAAAAGGGCCGTGTGTCAATTATTTTAGCTAGGTTATGTGATGCCGAAGAAGACAACATAATTAAGGTTCATGTTGTGTTTGGATCACTAGACTGTTTACAGTTCAAGATTGTTGTATTGGGTGAGAATTGTGAGGACATCAACTTGGTTGCGGAATCTGATGCATTAGCTTCAGAAGAGCAAGATGCAAAAG TAAATAACAAGATGGATGATGAACAAGATCGACAGGAGAATACAAACCTCACTCGTCAAGGAAGACCAAACAAAAGGACAGCATCTGTTTTGGATTCTATCACTG ACACAGTCAAGGAGGGGAATCCAGAGTATAATCTAGATGAACCAACTATGGAGCAGAAACTCGAGAGTCTAAATTTGCTCAATAAGTCTGAATTCCTTGAAGAGCAATCAGCCTCTCTGGCGCCGCCGAGTGCGGATTCAGTCTATATTTTGCTGAAGCAAGCTTTGCGTGCTGATGATCACGCTGAATTGTTGAAATGCATGTACAATAGAGATGAAAAG GTCATTGTAAAGTCAGTATCACTCCTAACACCAGGAGATGCTCTGAAGCTTCTCAAGTTCTTCGTGTCGTCAATACAATCTAG GGGTGCAAAGCTGGTTTGTTTGCTCCCGTGGCTTCAAACTTTACTTAGCCGGCACATGAGCAGCATCGTGTCGCAGGAGTCTTCTCTGCTGTTGCTCAATTCACTCTATCAG CTTATTGATGCAAGAACGTCGACCTTCAAATCAGCACTTCAACTCTCTACTACCCTTGATTACCGTTTCAGTGAG ATTGCTGATGAAGAAACTGACGAGGAAGAGGCGGCCGCACCGATTATCTACGAGGACAAGGACACAGAGGACGAAGAATCTGACATCGATGCTATGGAAACCGATGGGGAGAGTGAAGAGCTCGGCGATTCAGATGGAAGTGAGAGAGTATTATGA